Proteins found in one Methylobacterium sp. CB376 genomic segment:
- the aspT gene encoding aspartate-alanine antiporter: MFDWFANTLRQYPEIAIFIALAFGYYFGSFTYKGLGIGAVTATLIAAVVIGQIGISVTGPLKPFFFLMFLFAIGYAVGPQFVRGVAQDGLPQALFAVIVCVFCLAGGYLAARFGGYDAGSAAGLYAGSQTISASMGLATDAINRLPIPAEQAKALLDAMPVAYAITYIFGTLGSAVIIALLGPALLGIDLEAACKRYEEKRGGTKVAGGPGTAWHQFDLRAYRVRPDGIIVGKTAAEAERMVPEQRLYIERLRRGANVMDVTADTVIQAGDVVAVAGRREVLVGLIGAAAEEVDDRELLAVPVEGLDVYVTSREVDGKSLAELAQSPWARGVFLRKITRGATAIDIPILPSTRINRGDILTLVGRTQDVSAATKAIGHPDRATDVADVMFIGAAIAIGALVGAVVYTVGGVPLTLSTSGGALISGLFFGWLRSVRPMFGRIPSSTVWFMNSVGLNVFIAIVGISSGPKFVAGLQQLGYGIFLWGIFATTLPLILALYAGKYLFRFDDAILLGAVAGARTTTAALGMVTDRAKSQIPGLGYTVTYAVSNTFLTIWGMVLVMLLT, translated from the coding sequence ATGTTCGACTGGTTCGCAAACACGCTTCGCCAGTATCCTGAGATAGCCATCTTTATCGCCCTGGCGTTCGGCTATTACTTCGGGTCCTTCACCTACAAGGGGCTGGGTATCGGTGCCGTGACGGCGACGCTCATCGCCGCCGTGGTCATCGGCCAGATCGGCATCAGCGTGACCGGGCCGCTCAAGCCGTTCTTCTTCCTGATGTTCCTGTTCGCGATCGGCTACGCGGTCGGACCGCAATTCGTCCGGGGCGTCGCGCAGGACGGTCTTCCGCAGGCCCTCTTCGCGGTCATCGTCTGCGTGTTCTGCCTTGCGGGCGGTTATCTCGCGGCGCGGTTCGGGGGCTACGATGCCGGGTCCGCGGCCGGGCTCTACGCCGGCTCCCAGACGATCTCGGCCTCCATGGGTCTGGCGACCGACGCGATCAACCGGCTGCCGATCCCCGCCGAGCAGGCCAAGGCTCTCCTCGACGCCATGCCGGTCGCCTACGCCATCACCTACATCTTCGGCACGCTGGGTTCCGCGGTGATCATCGCCCTGCTCGGCCCGGCCCTCCTGGGCATCGACCTCGAGGCCGCCTGCAAGCGCTACGAGGAGAAGCGCGGCGGCACGAAGGTCGCCGGCGGCCCCGGAACCGCGTGGCACCAATTCGACCTGCGTGCTTATCGCGTGCGGCCCGACGGGATCATCGTCGGAAAGACGGCCGCGGAGGCGGAGCGGATGGTGCCGGAGCAGCGGCTCTACATCGAACGGCTTCGCCGCGGCGCGAATGTCATGGATGTGACCGCCGATACCGTGATCCAGGCGGGAGACGTGGTCGCGGTCGCGGGACGGCGCGAGGTCCTGGTCGGCCTGATCGGCGCGGCGGCCGAGGAGGTCGATGACAGGGAGTTGCTGGCGGTGCCGGTCGAGGGCCTCGACGTCTACGTGACGAGCAGGGAGGTCGATGGCAAGTCGCTCGCGGAGCTGGCGCAAAGCCCGTGGGCGCGCGGCGTCTTCCTGCGGAAGATCACGCGCGGCGCCACCGCGATCGACATCCCGATCCTGCCGAGCACGAGGATCAATCGCGGCGACATCCTCACGCTGGTCGGCCGAACTCAGGACGTGAGCGCGGCCACCAAGGCGATCGGCCATCCCGACCGCGCCACCGACGTCGCCGACGTCATGTTCATCGGCGCTGCGATCGCGATCGGCGCCCTGGTGGGTGCGGTGGTCTACACCGTCGGCGGCGTGCCGCTGACGCTCTCGACGTCCGGGGGCGCCTTGATCTCGGGCCTCTTCTTCGGCTGGCTGCGGTCGGTTCGTCCGATGTTCGGACGGATCCCGTCCTCGACCGTCTGGTTCATGAACTCCGTCGGACTGAACGTGTTCATCGCGATCGTCGGCATCTCGTCCGGCCCGAAATTCGTCGCCGGATTGCAGCAGCTCGGCTACGGTATCTTCCTCTGGGGAATTTTCGCGACGACGCTGCCGCTCATCCTTGCCCTTTATGCCGGGAAATACCTGTTCCGCTTCGACGACGCGATCCTGCTCGGGGCCGTGGCGGGAGCGCGCACCACGACGGCCGCGCTCGGGATGGTGACCGATCGGGCGAAGAGCCAGATCCCCGGCCTCGGCTACACCGTCACCTATGCGGTCAGCAACACCTTCTTGACGATATGGGGAATGGTCCTGGTCATGCTGCTGACCTAG
- a CDS encoding LLM class flavin-dependent oxidoreductase: MPKPIRVNGFAIHSPVHLSPGLWRHPRDRSLAFHTLDYWTDLARLLERGLFETLFIADGIGIHDVYAGSAEAALRRAAQVPKHDPMLLVSAMAAVTAHLGFGVTASVSYEPPFTLARRFSTLDHLTRGRIAWNVVTGYSDAASRAVGRPGITAHDTRYDIADEFLDVVYRLWEESWEDGAVLRDRERGLFADPAKIHRIAHAGAHFRMQGIHLVEPSPQRTPFLFQAGASHRGRDFAAAHAEAVFLSDPSRRAVAATVADTRARAAARGRDPDDILFFGLITVIVGRSEAEARDKHRDYLAYVDPEGALALFSGWTGIDLSAYSLDDPFPVIRRDNAVTSMVESFARAERRWTIREIVQHNAIGGRGPVLIGSPEQVADGLEAWMDGTGLDGFNLSYAVTPEGFGDFIDLVVPELQRRGRYKADYAPGTLRQKVFGEARRLLPGSHPAARFRRAEA; the protein is encoded by the coding sequence ATGCCCAAGCCCATCCGCGTCAACGGCTTCGCGATCCACAGCCCGGTCCACCTCTCGCCCGGCCTGTGGCGCCATCCGCGCGACCGCTCGCTCGCCTTCCACACGCTCGATTACTGGACCGACCTCGCGCGGCTCCTGGAGCGCGGGCTGTTCGAGACGCTGTTCATCGCCGACGGCATCGGCATCCACGACGTCTACGCGGGCAGCGCCGAGGCGGCCCTGCGCCGGGCCGCGCAGGTGCCCAAGCACGACCCGATGCTCCTCGTCTCCGCCATGGCGGCGGTGACCGCGCATCTCGGCTTCGGGGTGACGGCCTCGGTCTCCTACGAGCCGCCCTTCACGCTCGCCCGCCGCTTCTCCACCCTCGACCACCTCACGCGCGGGCGCATCGCCTGGAACGTGGTCACGGGCTACTCGGACGCGGCCTCGCGGGCGGTGGGCCGGCCCGGCATCACCGCGCACGACACCCGCTACGACATCGCCGACGAGTTCCTCGACGTGGTCTACCGCCTCTGGGAGGAGAGCTGGGAGGACGGGGCGGTGCTGCGCGACCGGGAGCGCGGCCTGTTCGCCGACCCGGCGAAGATCCACCGGATCGCGCACGCGGGCGCGCATTTCCGCATGCAGGGCATCCACCTGGTCGAACCCTCGCCGCAGCGCACGCCCTTCCTGTTCCAGGCCGGGGCCTCGCACCGGGGCCGCGACTTCGCGGCCGCGCATGCCGAGGCGGTGTTCCTGAGCGATCCCTCGCGGCGGGCGGTCGCCGCCACCGTGGCGGATACCCGCGCCCGCGCGGCGGCGCGCGGCCGCGACCCGGACGACATCCTGTTCTTCGGGTTGATCACGGTGATCGTCGGGCGCAGCGAGGCGGAGGCGCGCGACAAGCACCGCGACTACCTCGCCTATGTCGACCCGGAGGGCGCGCTCGCCCTGTTCTCGGGCTGGACCGGCATCGATCTCTCGGCCTATTCGCTCGACGATCCCTTCCCGGTGATCCGCCGCGACAACGCGGTGACCTCGATGGTCGAGTCCTTCGCGCGGGCCGAGCGGCGCTGGACCATCCGGGAGATCGTGCAGCACAACGCGATCGGCGGCCGCGGCCCGGTGCTGATCGGCTCGCCCGAGCAGGTCGCGGACGGGCTCGAAGCCTGGATGGATGGGACCGGCCTCGACGGCTTCAACCTGAGCTACGCGGTGACGCCCGAGGGCTTCGGCGACTTCATCGACCTCGTCGTGCCGGAATTGCAGCGCCGGGGCCGCTACAAGGCGGACTACGCGCCGGGCACCTTGCGCCAGAAGGTGTTCGGCGAGGCGCGGCGACTGCTGCCGGGGAGCCACCCGGCGGCGCGGTTCCGACGGGCGGAGGCCTGA